The Apium graveolens cultivar Ventura chromosome 11, ASM990537v1, whole genome shotgun sequence genome has a window encoding:
- the LOC141695693 gene encoding secreted RxLR effector protein 161-like, whose protein sequence is MRDCNSVKYPMEAKAQLHKEEGGKPVDSIQFKSIVSGLRYLVHTRPDIAYSVGVVSRYMEKPTVLHLEVVKRILKYVRKTLEYGLIYSRRVGNYILSGYADSDIDGSLDNRRSTSGMTLYLNKNLITWVSQKQSCVALSSCEVEFMAATAAACQVIWLKNLLRQITDMSLDPVNIFVDNTSAIDLTKNHVFHGRNKYIDIRYQLLETA, encoded by the coding sequence ATGAGGGATTGCAACTCAGTCAAATATCCGATGGAAGCTAAAGCTCAGCTGCATAAAGAAGAAGGTGGTAAGCCTGTGGATTCAATCCAGTTTAAGAGCATAGTAAGTGGACTGAGGTACCTTGTACACACCAGGCCGGACATTGCATATTCTGTGGGTGTTGTCAGTCGGTACATGGAGAAGCCCACTGTTCTGCATCTTGAAGTCGTAAAAAGAATACTCAAGTATGTAAGAAAGACACTCGAGTATGGGTTGATATACTCACGTAGAGTGGGGAACTATATCTTATCTGGGTATGCTGATAGTGATATTGATGGGAGCTTGGATAATAGAAGAAGCACGAGTGGCATGACATTatatttgaataaaaatcttATAACCTGGGTATCACAGAAGCAGAGCTGTGTAGCGTTGTCGTCTTGTGAAGTTGAGTTTATGGCAGCAACAGCTGCAGCGTGTCAAGTTATATGGTTAAAGAATTTGCTAAGGCAGATAACTGATATGAGCCTAGACCCAGTTAATATTTTTGTGGATAATACATCTGCAATTGATTTAACAAAAAATCATGTTTTCCACGGGAGAAACAAATATATTGATATACGTTATCAATTATTAGAGACTGCGTGA